In the genome of Phycisphaerales bacterium, one region contains:
- a CDS encoding UvrD-helicase domain-containing protein produces MPSPGPDSLLHDLNEPQRAAVQHRDGPLLVIAGPGSGKTRVITRRAAYLVHSGVAARHILAITFTNKAAGEMRRRITELGVDRGMWVYTFHALGVRLLREFGALASVEPGFTIYDERDSLRVVKEALELEGVSEAVLRPADAREKISTAKSRLRTPAEAEAASEFFDQQVLARVYDAYEQLLRQRNAVDFDDLLMRVALVLQKHDDLTERLNIRFQYLLIDEYQDTNYAQYIIARALSRHHANICATGDPDQSIYAWRGADIRNILEFERDFPTARIVRLEQNYRSTGRILGVADRLIARNERRKAKALWTDNPTGEAVQVWEFADSRSEAERIAATIAQARAGGRPWADFAIFFRVNAVSRGLEEALRRQRIPYRIARGVEFYNRQEIRDVLAYLRLLLNPADDVALERIINTPARGIGKTTVERLRTFANEAGCTLLDACRRTSEIPALKTAAGKVARLCGAAGRIATHGRRASFGIGERDSATYWARGTIQA; encoded by the coding sequence ATGCCCAGCCCCGGTCCGGACAGTCTGTTACACGACCTGAACGAGCCCCAGCGCGCTGCGGTGCAGCACCGCGACGGCCCACTGCTGGTCATTGCCGGTCCCGGCAGTGGCAAGACCCGGGTCATCACCCGCCGGGCGGCCTACCTTGTTCACAGCGGCGTTGCGGCGCGCCACATCCTGGCGATTACGTTCACGAACAAGGCCGCCGGCGAGATGCGCCGCCGCATCACGGAGCTCGGCGTGGACCGCGGCATGTGGGTGTACACGTTTCACGCCCTCGGTGTGCGCTTGCTGCGTGAGTTCGGCGCCTTAGCGAGTGTCGAGCCCGGCTTCACGATCTACGACGAACGTGACAGTTTGCGCGTGGTGAAGGAAGCGCTGGAGCTCGAAGGCGTCAGCGAAGCCGTGTTGCGCCCGGCCGATGCGCGCGAGAAGATCAGCACTGCCAAGAGCCGCCTGCGCACACCGGCCGAAGCGGAGGCCGCCAGCGAGTTCTTCGACCAGCAGGTGCTGGCACGCGTGTATGACGCGTATGAACAGCTTTTGCGGCAGCGCAATGCGGTCGACTTCGACGATCTGCTGATGCGCGTGGCGCTGGTGCTGCAGAAGCACGACGACTTGACGGAACGGCTTAACATCCGGTTCCAGTACCTGCTCATCGACGAGTACCAGGACACGAATTACGCCCAGTACATCATCGCGCGAGCACTGTCACGGCATCACGCGAACATCTGCGCCACCGGTGATCCGGATCAGAGCATCTATGCATGGCGCGGCGCGGACATTCGCAACATCCTCGAGTTCGAGCGGGACTTCCCCACCGCCCGCATCGTCCGACTGGAACAGAACTACCGCTCGACTGGCCGGATTCTGGGCGTCGCCGACCGGCTCATCGCCCGAAACGAGCGGCGCAAAGCCAAAGCGTTGTGGACCGACAACCCAACGGGCGAGGCCGTGCAGGTCTGGGAATTCGCCGACAGTCGCAGCGAGGCCGAGCGCATCGCTGCGACGATCGCCCAGGCCCGGGCGGGCGGCCGCCCCTGGGCGGACTTCGCCATTTTTTTCCGAGTGAACGCGGTTTCGCGCGGGCTGGAAGAGGCGTTGCGCCGGCAACGAATCCCTTACCGGATCGCGCGCGGGGTGGAGTTCTACAACCGGCAGGAAATCCGCGATGTGCTCGCGTATCTGCGGCTGCTGCTCAATCCGGCCGACGACGTGGCTCTGGAGCGCATCATCAACACCCCCGCGCGCGGCATCGGCAAGACGACGGTCGAGCGGCTTCGCACTTTCGCGAACGAAGCCGGGTGCACCCTGTTGGACGCCTGCCGCCGGACGAGCGAAATCCCGGCGCTCAAGACCGCGGCCGGCAAGGTGGCGCGGCTTTGTGGCGCTGCTGGACGAATTGCAACCCATGGTCGTCGAGCCAGTTTCGGAATCGGTGAGCGAGATTCTGCGACGTACTGGGCTCG
- a CDS encoding adenosylcobalamin-dependent ribonucleoside-diphosphate reductase codes for MPLSTSAPLNLMDEPVLTENARKVLEARYLKKNEQGECIEKPAELFRRVARTIAAVELRYGGNELQRQAWEDRFYRLMVSGAYMPNSPTLMNAGREMGMLSACFVLPVRDSINDIFDSIKHTALIQKAGGGTGFAFDELRPTGDFIQSSGGTTSGPITFWKAFSEATNAIQQGAFRRGANMGMMYIHHPDILKFLHAKQNLDSFTNYNISVKVTDAWMEEFLADPDSPHVVRNPRTGKAAVLRRDLEIWKYDVRDLAVIDGVEPTAHGSRESYYTTPRLTGEIPAELRGRVYTKRDIWNIIVANAWQTGEPGVVFIDRINEFNPTPHVGRIEATNPCGEQPLLPYEACNLGSVNLGLFVRNDCTPEAEVDWEGLRGVIHESTRFLDNVIDANNYPLPEIDAVCKANRKIGLGVMGFADALYKLGVPYNSPEGVQWGERFMQFLNDEAHACSELLARERGSFPNWEGSRWQTVHNRPMRNAAVTTVAPTGTISILANCSGGIEPMFSLAFIRNVLRGQKQGERPLVEVNELFRTVAKERGFYTDDLMEQLAREGTLAHLDGIPEDVRRVFVCAHDITPEWHMQMQAGFQRHCDASISKTINFPNAATRDEVEQIYSLAYTLRCKGVTVYRDGCRSFQPMALKKDEPKAQTAPAPAALPAAAPEAVPVANRVIEPLDLPEIVSGLRIRQMTPFGNMHVKITVDPRRNRELEVFSQLGKGGDVANSDLEAICRMISLWLRSGGTLKHVIKQLEGIGSSLQIPTRTGRIMSLGDGLACALKKYMRAKERFGLRSLLLGEIDLSVLDQPAAPPGATVDRANGNGGHGPEPIHGPAVVAASQAAESVTKVAAAEVRARRASSEALPREARTTGSASTMRLSATVGGAVSGPRDDGAVALAEPEDGVDEFVDVVEIATVDDAAETQVVAQISVAGGLLSVAEKRALLAAEVAKVTNGVTHRHDAATHYKLSCPECASVLMLQEGCRKCSNPSCGWAAC; via the coding sequence ATGCCCCTTTCGACGTCTGCGCCGTTGAACCTCATGGATGAGCCCGTCCTGACCGAGAACGCCCGGAAGGTTCTGGAAGCACGCTACCTGAAGAAGAACGAGCAGGGCGAATGCATTGAAAAGCCCGCAGAGTTGTTCCGCCGCGTGGCTCGCACCATTGCTGCGGTGGAGCTGCGCTACGGCGGGAACGAGCTGCAGCGCCAGGCCTGGGAGGACCGCTTCTACCGGCTGATGGTGAGCGGTGCTTATATGCCTAACTCCCCGACGTTGATGAACGCCGGCCGGGAAATGGGCATGCTTTCAGCGTGCTTTGTGCTGCCGGTCCGCGATTCGATCAATGACATCTTCGACAGCATCAAGCACACGGCTCTCATACAGAAAGCTGGCGGTGGAACCGGTTTCGCCTTCGATGAGTTGCGCCCCACGGGTGACTTCATTCAGTCGAGCGGTGGAACGACCAGCGGCCCGATCACGTTTTGGAAGGCTTTCAGCGAAGCGACCAATGCGATTCAGCAGGGTGCCTTCCGCCGGGGCGCCAACATGGGGATGATGTACATTCATCACCCCGATATCCTGAAATTCCTGCACGCCAAGCAGAATCTCGACAGCTTCACCAACTACAACATTTCCGTGAAGGTCACGGATGCGTGGATGGAGGAGTTTCTCGCCGATCCGGATTCACCCCACGTCGTTCGCAATCCGCGCACCGGCAAAGCCGCGGTCCTGCGGCGTGATCTCGAAATCTGGAAGTACGATGTTCGCGACCTGGCGGTCATCGATGGTGTCGAACCGACAGCCCATGGTAGCCGTGAATCGTATTACACTACCCCGCGACTCACGGGTGAGATTCCCGCGGAGCTGCGCGGCCGTGTGTACACCAAGCGCGATATCTGGAACATCATTGTTGCCAATGCGTGGCAGACGGGTGAGCCGGGGGTCGTGTTCATCGACCGGATCAACGAGTTCAACCCGACACCGCACGTAGGCCGGATTGAGGCGACGAATCCGTGTGGCGAGCAGCCGCTGCTGCCCTACGAGGCGTGCAATCTCGGCAGCGTGAACCTCGGTCTTTTCGTGCGAAACGATTGCACGCCGGAGGCGGAGGTGGATTGGGAGGGGCTGCGCGGCGTGATTCACGAGTCGACGCGCTTTCTCGATAACGTCATCGATGCGAACAACTACCCGCTGCCCGAGATCGACGCGGTCTGCAAGGCCAACCGCAAGATCGGTCTTGGGGTGATGGGTTTTGCCGATGCGCTCTACAAGCTGGGAGTGCCCTACAACAGCCCCGAAGGCGTACAGTGGGGCGAACGCTTCATGCAGTTCCTCAACGATGAAGCACACGCATGCAGCGAACTGTTGGCGCGGGAGCGGGGCTCGTTCCCGAACTGGGAAGGCAGCCGCTGGCAGACTGTGCACAACCGTCCGATGCGTAACGCCGCGGTAACCACGGTGGCGCCCACCGGTACGATCAGCATCCTGGCGAACTGCTCCGGTGGGATCGAGCCGATGTTCTCGCTGGCCTTCATCCGCAACGTGCTGCGCGGGCAGAAGCAGGGCGAGCGGCCGCTGGTCGAGGTCAACGAGCTCTTCCGCACCGTGGCCAAAGAGCGCGGCTTCTACACGGACGACCTGATGGAGCAGCTCGCCCGTGAGGGGACTCTCGCCCACCTCGATGGCATTCCGGAGGATGTGCGGCGCGTGTTCGTCTGTGCACACGACATTACGCCGGAATGGCACATGCAGATGCAGGCCGGGTTCCAGCGGCATTGCGATGCGTCGATCAGCAAGACGATCAACTTTCCCAACGCCGCCACACGCGACGAAGTGGAGCAGATCTACTCACTGGCCTATACCCTGCGGTGCAAGGGCGTGACCGTCTATCGTGACGGCTGCCGTTCGTTCCAGCCGATGGCCCTGAAGAAAGACGAGCCCAAGGCCCAGACCGCCCCCGCCCCCGCAGCGTTGCCGGCGGCCGCACCCGAAGCCGTTCCGGTGGCCAACCGCGTGATCGAGCCGCTCGACCTGCCGGAGATCGTCAGTGGTCTGCGTATCCGGCAGATGACACCCTTTGGTAACATGCATGTGAAGATCACCGTTGACCCGCGGCGCAATCGCGAGTTGGAGGTTTTCTCCCAGCTCGGTAAAGGTGGCGACGTCGCCAACAGCGACCTTGAAGCCATCTGCCGGATGATCTCGCTCTGGCTGCGGTCCGGAGGCACGCTCAAGCACGTCATCAAGCAGCTCGAAGGCATCGGTTCCTCGCTGCAAATTCCGACGCGCACCGGCCGCATCATGTCGCTCGGCGACGGCCTCGCCTGTGCTCTGAAGAAGTACATGCGCGCCAAAGAACGCTTCGGTCTGCGAAGTCTGCTGCTCGGGGAGATCGACCTGAGTGTGCTGGATCAGCCCGCTGCTCCTCCTGGCGCAACCGTGGATCGGGCCAATGGGAATGGCGGGCATGGCCCCGAGCCGATCCATGGACCGGCCGTGGTCGCCGCCAGCCAGGCGGCCGAGAGTGTAACCAAGGTTGCCGCGGCGGAAGTCCGGGCGCGCCGGGCCTCATCCGAAGCGCTACCCCGTGAGGCGCGTACCACTGGCAGTGCCAGCACGATGCGGTTGTCTGCGACCGTCGGCGGTGCTGTGTCTGGCCCGCGGGACGACGGCGCTGTGGCGCTTGCCGAGCCCGAGGACGGCGTCGACGAGTTCGTGGATGTCGTTGAGATTGCGACCGTCGACGATGCCGCGGAAACGCAGGTGGTTGCCCAGATTTCCGTGGCGGGCGGACTGCTTTCGGTTGCGGAGAAGCGGGCGCTGCTCGCGGCCGAGGTGGCAAAAGTGACGAATGGCGTGACGCACCGGCACGATGCGGCGACACACTACAAGCTGAGCTGCCCGGAGTGCGCGAGCGTGCTGATGCTGCAGGAAGGATGCCGGAAGTGCTCGAATCCGAGCTGTGGCTGGGCGGCGTGCTGA
- a CDS encoding SIMPL domain-containing protein, which produces MGVPQERWVAGLMLSTLALLVGCTAPGTTQSGAVVPANPRTIAVRGEGVVRVPPQAFQLVAAVWARDMEVDKAVRRVVDAGREISAAVQTYPIDRGRTRIDAFTVAPEHDREGTFLGYDASQSTVVIMADTSQAQKLTAAVLKAGANRVSIDFVTHENRQELVERAKLEAVRDARRQAERMAAELGVRLGRPLKIGNPDWYGSGQGGGLFGQGQNQDAVDEHHDSDELEIEWLGPESIEIHASVLVIFEME; this is translated from the coding sequence ATGGGTGTACCTCAAGAACGCTGGGTCGCAGGACTGATGCTAAGCACACTTGCATTACTGGTCGGCTGCACCGCGCCCGGTACAACCCAATCAGGCGCGGTAGTACCCGCCAATCCGCGCACCATTGCAGTGCGAGGTGAAGGTGTGGTGCGGGTGCCACCTCAGGCGTTTCAACTCGTCGCGGCGGTATGGGCGCGCGATATGGAGGTCGACAAGGCCGTTCGTCGGGTGGTCGATGCCGGGCGCGAAATCAGCGCCGCGGTGCAGACCTATCCGATCGACCGGGGTCGTACGCGTATCGACGCGTTCACGGTGGCGCCCGAACATGACCGTGAAGGTACATTCCTTGGTTACGATGCGAGCCAGTCCACCGTTGTAATCATGGCGGATACGAGCCAGGCGCAGAAACTGACCGCCGCTGTGCTCAAGGCCGGCGCCAACCGTGTATCGATCGACTTCGTAACGCACGAGAATCGGCAGGAACTTGTTGAACGGGCGAAACTGGAAGCCGTCCGCGATGCGCGGCGGCAGGCCGAGCGGATGGCCGCGGAACTAGGCGTGCGGCTGGGGCGGCCGCTCAAGATCGGGAATCCGGACTGGTATGGGTCGGGCCAGGGAGGCGGGCTGTTCGGGCAGGGGCAGAACCAGGATGCCGTTGATGAGCATCACGATTCCGACGAACTCGAAATCGAGTGGCTCGGACCAGAGTCGATCGAGATCCATGCGAGTGTGCTGGTGATTTTCGAGATGGAGTAG